Proteins encoded by one window of Aphidius gifuensis isolate YNYX2018 linkage group LG2, ASM1490517v1, whole genome shotgun sequence:
- the LOC122848448 gene encoding uncharacterized protein LOC122848448, whose product MTRSKKQLDTYLIESASELKKDKLPKNIDVLRELVFVQDGSRGKLSPFIKLVMKKVMGIWSSAGLPTQTERTCIKKLTNLHQEWKKVKYIKNEEMKQKREEKFMSMLNELCDIGPKNMPDLIDDDLMEFLVDQRCDEPVRVIKDIKKVQKPKKIQPDVVKKAPAPATRGRKRKAAEQDAPSKDDDSASTGSAEQEQNGSADESSDGQSDAKKLRKNPDVPTEE is encoded by the exons atgacgcGTTCTAAAAAACAGTTGGAtacttatttaattgaaagtgCAAGTGAActtaaaaaagacaagttaCCAAAAAACATTGATGTTTTAAGAGAATTAGTATTTGTACAAGATGGGAGTCGTGGCAAGTTGTCACCATTCATCAAACTTGTGATGAAAAAAGTCATGGGAATCTGGTCATCTGCTGGTCTGCCAACACAAACTGAAAGaacatgtattaaaaaattgacaaatctCCACCAAGAATGGAAAAAAGttaagtatattaaaaatgaagaaatgaAACAAAAACGAGAAGAAAAGTTCATGAGTATGTTGAACGAGCTCTGTGATATTGGACCCAAAAATATGCCTGACTTGATTGATGATGATCTCATGGAGTTTTTGGTTGATCAACGATGTGATGAACCTGTTCGTGTCATTAAAGACATCAAGAAGGTTCAAAAGCCAAAGAAAATTCAACCTGATGTCGTCAAGAAAGCTCCAGCACCAGCAACAAGAGGACGTAAACGCAAAGCTGCAGAGCAAG aTGCTCCATCAAAAGATGATGATTCAGCATCAACTGGTTCAGCTGAACAAGAGCAAAATGGTTCAGCTGATGAATCATCAGATGGTCAGAGTGACGCCAAAAAGTTACGTAAGAATCCAGATGTACCAACAgaggaataa